In a genomic window of Nodosilinea sp. E11:
- a CDS encoding glycosyltransferase family 4 protein, whose amino-acid sequence MKKLIILPGGFQYLGGTVVSLSLLIQGFKSLNQVNRICVIVQANSITHQYLKKTGQTDCLVLIDESSPIKCMRQAFEWINQQPRHDPLLLDNWTNRELMPLLILESVRLRLTRRSVYHFCHDLCASNNYLGFLLRKLAFTCLSPKAICNSQFTANHIRVLITNIKGVLYQPVDTHKFSPGAQNIPSALVSIIEKERKILLTPSRLNKPGIVNDKNLRALIPVIAELKRLGHNYHGVIVGSDQSTDGRYSRELLNQAEQWGVADRLTILPSQIDIENFYPYASAVVTLAPREPFGRIVVEAISCGVPIIGSNTGGIYEILLNFAPDWAVNPDCPNLVAYKIIEVTNSLETHNTLLKAREWVVENCGIEKYASEILRIVSIPI is encoded by the coding sequence ATGAAAAAGCTAATAATATTGCCGGGAGGATTTCAGTATTTAGGTGGAACTGTAGTTTCACTTTCTCTACTGATACAGGGATTTAAAAGTCTAAATCAGGTGAATAGAATTTGTGTGATTGTTCAAGCTAATTCAATAACACACCAATATCTAAAAAAAACAGGGCAAACTGATTGCTTAGTTCTGATTGATGAAAGTTCGCCTATAAAATGCATGCGTCAGGCGTTTGAATGGATCAACCAGCAACCTAGGCACGATCCTTTATTGCTAGATAATTGGACAAATCGTGAACTAATGCCGCTGTTAATTCTTGAGTCTGTAAGATTAAGGCTAACCAGACGCTCTGTATATCATTTCTGTCATGATTTGTGTGCCTCTAATAACTACCTAGGGTTTCTTTTGCGAAAGCTAGCCTTTACATGTCTTTCCCCTAAGGCTATCTGTAATTCTCAATTTACAGCCAATCATATTCGAGTGCTAATTACTAATATCAAAGGAGTTCTTTATCAGCCTGTAGATACACATAAATTTTCGCCTGGGGCTCAGAATATTCCATCTGCTTTAGTCTCAATTATAGAAAAAGAAAGAAAAATTTTGTTGACGCCCTCACGACTCAACAAGCCCGGTATTGTTAATGACAAAAACTTAAGGGCATTAATTCCAGTTATTGCAGAATTAAAAAGATTAGGACATAACTACCATGGTGTGATTGTTGGTTCAGATCAATCAACTGATGGTAGATATAGTCGAGAGTTACTAAACCAGGCGGAACAATGGGGAGTCGCAGATAGATTAACAATTTTGCCTTCTCAAATAGACATAGAAAATTTTTATCCTTATGCAAGTGCAGTTGTAACGCTTGCTCCTAGAGAACCTTTTGGTAGAATAGTAGTTGAGGCTATTTCTTGTGGTGTTCCTATTATTGGAAGTAACACAGGAGGAATTTATGAAATATTATTGAACTTTGCTCCAGACTGGGCTGTTAATCCTGATTGCCCTAATCTTGTTGCCTACAAAATCATCGAAGTAACAAACTCTCTTGAAACACACAATACTTTGTTAAAAGCCAGAGAATGGGTTGTAGAGAACTGTGGAATTGAGAAATATGCTTCCGAAATTTTACGTATAGTCTCTATACCCATCTAG